GATGTGTGCTGATTTTAAGGAAGTTCAAAATTCATATTTCCACTTAACGTTGGCTTTAAAAGAACTTACTCAATTTGGTGGGTGTTAATAAAGGGATGACACGGGAGTAAAGCCTTTagtctgacatttaaaaagtttcTGAAAATACCTGGCTGGTATTAAGGCTTCACAAACATGAGCTGCGCGTGGAAGGAGGACAGCAGCGCAGCTTCCGGTGATCATGTCTCCCTCGGTGGATAAAGGTTTATGTGACTCACTGGGAGCTCACACACAACTTGACTCATGCTGTCCGACAGCAAGGGGTAAAAATGGAGGCTGTAGGAACAATGCAGAGCCAAAACAAGAACGTTAGCTCTTTCCTTGTTCAAGTGAAAACCTGAGAGCCAGCCGACACCTTATCAGTGTCCTTGCACCGCAGCACTCTATTCAGATAAATCTGCTATTTGGTCACCATGTCACTGTATCACAGGTTCAGTGAGTGGGTGAGTGAGCAAATCTCTTCTTCCCTATTGTGTGAGACAGGGCTTCTTTGTGgccacacacacttttcatgcAGGTATTTCCAGTTTGACAACACACACTTGTTTAGTGTTCTATATTTGTTCAGGCCGTGAGCACATCATTTCCCCCTTTCTTATGGAAAGGTAAAACTAATGAGAGCTGTTCGGGCCAGTTTGCTAAACTGGAAAATTCACTATTCTTTATCTTTGGTAGAGGACACTTTGTTAAGTGTTTCTGCGCTTTGTGCCGCCTGAAATGATCTGGTCACCAGGCAAGCTTTCTAGTATCTATATAACACGGTGCTTATTTAAAGACCTGCCAATGAAGATTGTTTTGATGAATCTTTTTCACGATGAAACATCACAAATTGCAGAACCAAACCTTTACATGACTCATTTAAGAGGAAATAGAGGATGTTGgcattccccccccctccccactaAGCTGCTTGGAAAAATATTAAAGCCATTAATCTATCATCGAAGTTGCTGGTCATTATTTTCTGATAATAAGATGTCACCTGTTAGATCTTTTATGGAGAGGAAGTTGGTGTAAATGTTGGAACAAAGTGTCAGAAACTATtgtttaatatgaaaactgaatgATTTTTATGCAAATGCTAAAATCTGCATTTGTAATATCCATATATGTTGCCTATTTAAATGGCTGCCACTAATGACAGTGTTTTATCATGAACGATGGAAGACAAATCTTTCTTGGGAAACGATCAAATTATTAGAACGGTTACTTCTGGTTATGTTATGATGATTTTGTCCACCTGCAAAGATCTGCATGTTACACCTCAGACATTTGTTGCCGTCAATAAAGATTATTTGAGGATTTATCTTTACACTGAAAGGAAAAATACAGAAGCTAATCTGAATTGCTTTGTTCAGAAACTTTTTGTTACCAACACATGACACAAGGACAAGTAGTAAAACCTCTCATTTAGGGAGTCGGAGACGGAGAATACTCGGGTTTTGAAGATGATCAAATCCTTTTGTGTTTGGACCCATGGTAAAAAGTGATTTCCTGTAAACCATGAAGACCACAActccacacacactggtttCCTTCAAcccaatgaaaacacaacttgttCTAGTTGGATGTGTCAGTTGATGACCCCTGTGTTGACCCCAGCATCTCAGGGTGGTTGCATCATCGGCCTGCAGAGATGACGACTCCCCGGCTGatgctgcttcacacacacagacacacactcacacaaacacacacttatacatatttaaaagcCTCCTGGACCCTGCAGTCCTGCTTCAGCTGTTACGGTCGGTGACGCCATTTCCCTCAAACTTCAGCCGCATCACTCAACAAAGTTCGCGCGGCGCCGCTTCACGTCCTCCGGCCCCTTCACGTCGAACCCCGTTTCTTTTCGCTAACAGGTGTTTCCGCGACTTTCCCCTCGAGAGGAACCCGACTTCCACTCACCTTTGAACAGATAGTCGTACTCGTCCTCCCGGTTACTCATCGTGCCTCCTCGTcgtgaagaggggggggggtgggggacgCTCGATCCGAGTGGGGACAAACTTCTGTCGTGTTTCCTTCTCAGCTGCGACAGAGACCGAGGCACGGGGCGGacttttctgtttatatgtcCGCGGACACGACGCAGATTCCCGCGGGCTCGAACGACGGACGGCGCTGTGCTGTCGGTGTCGGTGCTGGGCACGAGAATGCGACTCCTCCGTCGGTACCTGGCGTCAGTGTCGAAGCCGGAAACTTGAGTCCtcctattcttcttcttcaccttctgtCACTCGATGGCACAGAGGCTGCGACGTCACGCCAACCCCCCCCTGTTAGTCCCGCCCCTCCCCCTCCTGCGCTCCCACTGGCGGGCGGCTGACCGACACCTGTCACTGGCTCTCACGCGATTGGTCCTGCGCCACTGTCACTCAGggctccccctccccctcccagtGGGGATGACGTGTGCGGCTCCGAGCCTCAACAGGTACAACATGAAAAactgtctgtcaaaacaaagtcacttttctttgtttactgGTGTTAtcatgattcaaacctgatttcaaatatgtttaataaatattctgtAGGTAATTtatgattttatgattttacTGTTGAAGGTTGTACGTTGAAAGTGATTGTAATTTCATTTATGCTAGAGAAGTGGCACTTTAAGTTTTTAAGCATCTGATGAgcttataataaattaataaaagattGCAAATGTCTTTATTCTGCCGGTtaatatatatgcatatgtatATTCAATTATATATGGCACTAAAATCCACTATAATAAAGTCCTACGCACccttatataaaaaaaacaggttaAACATCTAGGCTCAGGTTCTGGGTGAGTGCTCAAAATTAAGTAGAGAAACTGGACACACTAGTTTTAGGATTATAACATGTTTCTATGTTTTGACAGTGATTAGtgcataaatatataatattcgTCCTGCACTTTATTTTATCGACCCGAGGAAATGGCTCCAAACTATCTAGTGgattgtttatgtatttattaagaCATTTTAGTTGTGTCTGAACTTTAATTTGAACAGATTGAAGGCCAAGatgttaaataaagatggatgacacgtctccacttcctacCATTGTACAAAAATTAAGCAATAAAATATTCTAGCTACGGGTGCAGTCGtgatttggagccagagtgtgTTTATTGGTGGTTGTGTGCAGCCATGTCCCATATTCTCcttctctaaccctaaccccatttgtatagcatcaaataagtaACTCCATAACCAGACTTTTTCAGatctcccttcttcttcttctttttctctttccttttggCGCAAATAATTCAAGGTGACCAGTCAAGTGGAGCATACAGCACCTGCAGGTCACCTTGAATTGCATGTACTGTTTGTTTAGTGGCTTTATGTAAGATAAGCAAGGTGATTGATGTTAGAACTCTTTTTCTTAAGGATGATACCGTTCCCAGTTATTCAAGTTCCTGTAAGTAAAAGGCTATTCTGTGTTTGAATAAATCTTTATTGAGAAAAATAGAATTTAATGCAaagatacagaaaaaaacaatcaggaTACAAGCAATGACAACTGACCAGGTTAAGTAATTTCTGACTTTGCTGGTGTTTGGTTTCAAAAACGTTGAAAACAAGTTAAGAACCTATAAGTCTATCAGTCTTTGAATATTCCAAACAGCAGAAATGCATCTTTAAAGGCGACGCTTAAAGCACACAACAAATCTCACAAAGTTCAGTATTAAGACGCAAACTCTTTGGCTGTAAcagtgaaaagaaaatagaagatGCTAATATTAGATACAGATCTTGAAATGTGGGATTATACATGCATGAGATACGAATACTTGTACCATGTTTGTTGTCTAGATAAACCATTATATGCACTGAAATCGattataaagtaaaacaaaagaaatatgTGGTCCAAACAGTAGAGCTGCAAACATGACATCGAGCAGTAGAGTTGATATTTTCCACAATAAAACACGTTCCGCATCATCATGGCtcatgaacaaaaacaagtcaCGTGTCTTTTAAAGTATTAAACATGCCATGATGTTACCAGCTTTCTGCACATGATATAAAGATATCATCTTATAGGTAACAAAGTTGTGTTTTACCTATGAGACCTACACTCAGGGGACAGCAGGGACTCGTAAAAGACTGATGCTGGTGTCCAGCTACATTCGTTTTATTGATCGTCTTTTGAATGCAGCACCGTGCAGTTTGTCCGACTTCATCATTTGAAAATGGCATCACTGAAGCCAGGACTGTCAGTATGCTTGCATCGTTGCATGGCCTCGAGCTCCAGCACAAGGTGATGGGCGAACGAGGAGTTCACCCATCACCCATCCATCCTGGGGTCTCCTGGAGGATGGAGGTGGGATTAGATGTTCCTGCAGCAGGGTTTACTCTCCTCTGTGGTATCTGCTCTGGAGCTGTTCAGGGACACGGCGCTGATGGAGCCTCGAACAACTTCCTTACTCCTCACCTTCTTATGAATCTCTGATGCAAGAAAAACGAAAATATTCCATTTAGTGACAATGTGCCTGCTGAGGAAGAAGTTTTAATATCTACAACAAATATCCAGCAGATATTTCCCCACGAAGCAGCCAATCAAAAAGCTTCCTAAGAAAACCCCCAGTTCCAAAGGTCATACTATTTGTTTTGGCCTTTTTGGATTAAGAAAGGAAATATTGGGGGAGAGAGGACGAGAACAGTCTGGCCaactgggaatcaaacctgtgtACTGCAGCTTAAAGTCATATATATCCATCTGAGACATGTCTTAACCAATCAGCTTTCAGGTCGACCAGGTCATGTTATTCTAACCCTGTCCTGATGTGGACTTTCTAAACCTTAATGTTCTGAGGAGATGATGCTCTATGGCTCtgatttaaattattcaaacatACAATACGTTTATAGAGGAGAGACGGGAAGgggaagttattaaaaacatcaactttAAGGGAGCGCATATGTGGGTAATCATAAAGTAGGGAAAAATGCTAgatacataaaaataaattaccTTCTAGGACGTTGGTGAATGCTTCTTCCACATTAATTGAAGTCAAGGCTGACGTCTCCAGAAACAAAATACCTTTCTTTTCTGgatgacacaaaataaacaacgttagttataaatatttaaatcccaTTTTAAATTGGGTCCAATGAAAAAACATCACATAATCTTTGATCACAAATTAGAATAACGAGAAAAATCTGTTGGCGAGCAGACAAATGTTCATTCTGTAAgatcattcatttatttcatcacAGTGACTTTCAACAGGTTGTCAACACTTATACCTGCGAAGTCTTTGGCCTCCTCGGTGGGCACCGACCTCTCGGACTCCAGGTCGGTCTTGTTGCCCACCAGCATGACCACGATGTGGGGGTCAGCGTGGTCGTACAGCTCCTTCAGCCAGCGCTCCACGCTCTCATAGGTGAGGTGTTTGCTGATGTCGTAGACCAGCAGGGCGCCAACAGCACCTCGGTAGTACCTGTTTGGAGGAGATAGACTTTTACTGTAAGGTCGCTGCTGGTTGTTATTCAGGTGACGTATCTGCTCACCATAGTTACACAGCACAAGAGCAGGCGATTCCCAGTAGGTAAAACATTATATGCCTGATGTTGTTTTAAGTCCAATTTCTACTCTTCTCCTGGCTCCGGTTTTGTTCCCCCATATCAACACCTGAAATGTCAATGTTCACATGACTCTAGACTTTGTATGTCAGCTTTTGGTTGCTGGGCAGGAAGTGAAAAGTGGATTTTTAGCTGCCATGACCCAAAACAACACATTGAGGGCAGCGAGAGTAAAAGCTGCACTAACAGATATCACATGTCATACGAAAAACTAAATAAGAAAAGACAATATCGATTACAGCAGCTTTAGGCCACCGCCACATCTTCACTGAATAAACAGTTCTTCCCGCTGTCTTATAAAGACTGGCGATCGCTCTGAAGTCATGAACCGATCCATACACCCGTCACTATTACATTACTGCCCCACTCTACCAGCAGCATAATTAATTCCACTTTAATAGGTTTTAGCTGCTTGTTACAGCACAAATTGGAAATTCCATGGGAATGGGAATTTGCATAGTGGAATAAGTCGGTAGGTAATTACACCAGAAGCTAAGCAGTCAGAAAAGAGCTAATCCAGCCGTGTGGCATGTCCTCGGAATTGTTTTCGTGtcttaaatataaaactgaCACGcctcttttgttttaaaaccagTTTCCACACCGTCAATCCTCCCAgtttaattaagaaaataaaaaaatgaatcaggGGTACCctcacagagaagagacacacagagcGCTGAGCGTTCAGATAAACGTCAggctttatgctaagctaagctaatttACGAGTAGCAGCTGCTTCATATTTACTTCAGAGGTCAAAACTGAGtccaacaaaaaaacagaatgtCCTGGTTTAAATTTCTTTGCTTTTTAGttcctgttttaatttgatatttccTACCTTGTGCGCCTGgatgtttcacttcctgtctttgtctattTACCCGCCCCatttgtgtttcacctgtgtccaATTATCCCAACATGTTTACCTCCCTTGTGTGTTTAGTCTCTGTGCTCCCAGTCCCCTCACTGTGTTTCCTCAGTCGcacctccagctgctgttcagtgctctgtgtctgtttgtgcttcGGCTCAGCtcctttgtgtattttttacgTTTGGACTTagtgtctctctgtctacaGGTGAATCTGTAAGTCTGTCTCCCTGTTGTTGTGACGTGCTGGCATTTTGTGTCCTCTCAGTTAATTTAAAACGAGTCTGCTGTACGTCAAAgtcttttatcaaatcaaataattacTGATTTCTGACACTGCCCtgtaacttttactttttttgatttgttattgtATGGCTACTTTTCTATGTTactctttcatttatttttaaaccaattTTAGATTTGTCTGATGTTGCTTTGACAATTTGCGGGGATGCTTTCTATTATTCTTTTAAAGCAATTTGAATTACCAAGTTGATGAAATGTGCTCTACACATTATTGTTTCATGGCTAATACAAAAAATGGGTCTatcactgttgtgtgtttcaaaATGGAAATTTACACCAATACCAGAGATACAGATTTTGTTATAGACAATTATTTCTATACCATGTGAGTGTGGGATAGTGGATACACGGATATatatgaatttgttttaaaactgtgaTGGGGTCTTGGGACTCACGCAGACGTGATGGCCCGGTATCGCTCCAGTCCCGCCGTGTCCCAGATCTGGGCCTTGATGGTGAAGGTGCTGAACTGCACCGTCCGTGTGCTGAACTCCACCCCGATCGTTGTGCGAGTGTCATTGGTGAACTCGTTTTTGGTGAAGCGGGACAACAGGTTGCTCTTTCCTACACCAGATTCACCAATCAGCACCActggaacagacagacacacacacacaggcatgttaATCACAGCTCCAGGTTTGGGTGTCAGGGTTTGGTTGTTGCAAAACTTAATGCAGTGTGTCtgagacaaaacaaatatgGACCAATCCTGACCACATCATCACTTAAAGCCCATATAAACTAGGGCTTTTATTCTAGGTGTGTCTCTTTAAGGTTGGTCCATGAATCAACACTTGTGGCTGCATGGGACTGAGGTTCCTTACTCCATTGTGGTTGTTGTCCTGttttacaaacagacacacgccCTGGTGGCAAATAAGCTGCCCTAATTATTTCCACTCAGTTGTGCAGACAGGACATGTTGCACAAAACTCTGGAGAACTATGTGGGATGTAACAGAAAACTCTAGATTGTTGAATTAAAttgataataatacaaataaatgtcctATGATTTTTTGATCCTGAGTGAAAGATATAGTTTTAAACACTCCAGGCAAAGAATAACGAACACTatataaacagcaaaacaatttACTAACCTGACAAAGATGCATTATGTGTCATGTCTCTTCACTGTGCTTACACAGTACATAagtattgtataactatattgAGCTTTTTATAATATTGCTATTTGATAAAaaattattgatgtttttttctcccagtcttattttgtattttccctGAACTGCAGATAATACACTATTTCTCCTGGAAACTTTTTTTGAGGTAACTTCCTCTTAATCAATCCTTTGGTTTCAGGAGATAACACAGGGCCTGGGAACGTCAGGTGATGCCtcatgaggaggaaacaggttGAGCTGCTACCTCCTCAAACCTTGATCACAGAAACCTACCTCCTGAGTAAACGGGAAAGGAAGTAACCCGGACAAACCCTTTTATCTGATTGACTAATGTTTGGGTTTCACTCGTTACTGactcagacagagaaagagggctTGGTTTAATTGGCACATATAGAAAAGTAAGATCAGGCTGTGAGGAACAGACTGCTGATTAGATCTGAGACACAGTGACAGTTTATTACTGAGGCGTGTGATTTCGAAAACACTGAGGTTATAATCCAAGCAACAATTAGTTTAATTTATCATCGAGACTGAAACAAGGCTACATTGTGTTGGGGTTGGAAAGGATGGGTGAGGCTAGGATAGGTTAGGTTAGGATAGGTTAGAATAGACTAGGAAAGGATAGGATGGGTTAGGCTAGGATAGACTGGGATAGGCTAGGCTAGGCTAGATTAGGCTAGCTCAGCATTGACAACATTAAAATAGTTTTACATGTGGACAAAAATGAATTGGTAATCATTTTTCCAATAATACTGTATGAATATGAATTATACAACAATACCTATAAGGACGTCATCCAAATTTGACTCTTAAACACATTTGGTGTCTGATACTTGAAAGAGATTTTTAGTGCAGGAGTATAACTTGTATTTGAGTATTTGTTCATTGTGGTATTTATACTATTTAAAGTGAAGGACCTGGATATTTCTTCAACCACTGGAGGATATAATCTTCAGATAAATGCCGACTGTTGATCTTCATCTTTTCTCAGAAACGATTAAGGACTACTTTTTCTTGTTGGGTATCAGGTTTagttgaaagaaaagaagaagagtaaagaaaacaaactcaaGGTTAATTTAGGGATCGGACTGCCACTTCAAAACATGATCTTCTTCAGCAGAGGGAACATTTCTCAATCACTGCATCCAAGGCCGGGGACAAACTTCAAATTGAGTTTAGGAATCCCTTCCTCGCTTCTCTTAGaaccaaatgcaaaaaaaatatgttGGCTCTTCTTTTTTCCCTGAACATCTGTTGATTCCCATAAAGCTGCACTCTTAAAACACAAATGACTTATCCCCAGTTCTTGAATTGCAGAATGTTTTACCAGACGTCTGAGGTCACAGCAGAGAATGTTTTACAAGTTCTTCTACTTCGTCTGTTTTAGGTAACTGATCACTTCATTGCagggttttttttctcagtgtgTCGGGTAAGAAtgtctgttctcctcctcctctcttcaacGACTGAGTAACTTCTTATGCAAACAATAACCCTGGTTTCTATGGGGATGTAGGACAATAGGCCATCCCACTTTACGGTGGACTGGTTTTCTGAAGAAGCCGGGACGAACTTGATGCGTTGCGGTGAGGATTCAATTTTCctttagtttgttttcatgaCCTTCAGGAGGAAATCCAGCAGTAGGACTTAATTTAGCAGAGTCCTTCCTCAGTAAGTCCAGGTACTTTACACGGAGGGACGAGTCTGCAGGTTCACATTCCAAGCAAACATCGCACAATCAGATTTTACTGATTAGTTTCTCTGAGCAATCAGTGATTCTCTGGATGGAATGAAATCCTGCACATACTTTTGAGATAACAAACGCTACCAGGAGCACTGCATCAGTGAGCGAGTTTATTCAATGATTGCAGTCGGTTTAGAGAATTCAGTCTTCACAGGCCGGAGGAGAGATCCCTCCTCtgtcgctcctcctcctcctgaggttTCTCCCACACATTAACTCCTCGCAAAACCCCCAACATGTCGCTTTTGAGTTTTTGTACGAATCAAACAAGGAACAGAAGGTCCCTCAGTCACACGTACATCTGCCAGGGCCAAACAATCCAACACAATGTAGTCCTTGTACTAGAGATAAACAAAAGAAAGTGGTGTGATAACCTGAACTCGAACAGCACTCAGTGGAGGACACACCTCTGCCAGGACCCaactgtccctttaaattcaGTAAAGCTCCCCCAACCTGCGGACGCTGATAAATAACGGTTCCTTGAATATGATTGAGATTATCCAttgagatccatgaatcattcacTGGGAAACTGGTACAAATATTGTGAGTTCTTCTCAAGACCTGACCCGACCCCATCCCCAACCGGTTGACTGAGGTCATTCAGTCAATCTTTAGACAGAACTTGGTTTCTGTCTGGTTATCCCTGAATCCAGgatttatgctaagctaactagcgAAAGTTAAAAGTTATCTTACACACACCTCACACTGGAGACCAACGGATATGTTTTTTCGGGGCcgatgttatatatat
The DNA window shown above is from Platichthys flesus chromosome 11, fPlaFle2.1, whole genome shotgun sequence and carries:
- the LOC133965355 gene encoding ras-related protein Rab-25-like encodes the protein MGSDETYNFVFKVVLIGESGVGKSNLLSRFTKNEFTNDTRTTIGVEFSTRTVQFSTFTIKAQIWDTAGLERYRAITSAYYRGAVGALLVYDISKHLTYESVERWLKELYDHADPHIVVMLVGNKTDLESERSVPTEEAKDFAEKKGILFLETSALTSINVEEAFTNVLEEIHKKVRSKEVVRGSISAVSLNSSRADTTEESKPCCRNI